The region TGCTGCTGGTCGCCGGTGGCTCGGGCATCGCGCCGCTGATGGCGATGGTCCGGGCCCGGCGGGCGACCGGCAGTGGGGTGCCGTTCCGGCTGATCTACTCGGTCCGGACGGACCGGGACGTCTACTTCGCCGACGAGTTGCGCCACCGGGCCGCCGACGACCAGGGGCTGGAGATCAGCTACGTCTACACCCGACAGGCACCGGACGGCTGGCCCGGACAACCGCACCGGATCGGGCCCGAGGACATCCGCGAACGCGGCTGGCCACCCGAGCGCGAACCGCAGTGTTTCGTCTGCGGACCGACCGGCCTCGTGGAGGCCGTCGCCGACTCCCTGGTGGCCGTCGGTCACGACGCCCAGCGGGTCAAGACCGAACGGTTCGGCCCTACCGGAGGTTGAGATG is a window of Micromonospora sp. NBC_01699 DNA encoding:
- a CDS encoding ferredoxin reductase, producing the protein MAMWHVAHLVQRRRETATACTLVLAVDDWPGHVPGQHVDVRLTAPDGYQAERSYSISSAPDGNTVELTVQRVPDGEVSPYLIDVFSVGDPVEIRGPVGGWFVWRPTEPAPVLLVAGGSGIAPLMAMVRARRATGSGVPFRLIYSVRTDRDVYFADELRHRAADDQGLEISYVYTRQAPDGWPGQPHRIGPEDIRERGWPPEREPQCFVCGPTGLVEAVADSLVAVGHDAQRVKTERFGPTGG